One window of the Campylobacter showae CSUNSWCD genome contains the following:
- a CDS encoding tetratricopeptide repeat protein, whose product MGATLSYSAPNEISVFDAGNLDSSSPYGLTDNEKTFLKNKQNVENLSRNMGDVESNLNTIQERLEGLQSVLDGLNSRISRIEKRLSDLEGNDGNSTAKSDFDELKKYVEESRKIQEANNAKITKALKDMGALIDKSNAAPATTKKNDEDKPVASSSPAAFESQTPKVDFTKQKNQDVASEAKKLFDAGKLDDAKARYEYLLSKDHKPAMANFYLGEIAYQQKAYNNAIKYYQQSIQLYDKAEYTPKLLYHTAISFDKIKDTASANKFYKALKLGYPDSKEAKAAPTRN is encoded by the coding sequence GTGGGGGCCACTCTCTCTTACTCCGCTCCAAATGAAATTTCGGTATTTGATGCTGGAAATTTAGATAGCTCTAGCCCATACGGTTTAACCGATAACGAAAAAACTTTTCTAAAAAATAAGCAAAACGTAGAAAATTTAAGTAGAAATATGGGTGATGTCGAATCAAATTTAAATACTATACAAGAGCGCTTAGAGGGTTTACAAAGCGTGCTAGACGGACTAAACTCGAGAATATCTAGGATAGAAAAAAGACTAAGCGATCTTGAAGGAAACGACGGAAATTCTACCGCAAAAAGCGATTTTGACGAGCTTAAAAAATACGTAGAAGAAAGCCGAAAAATACAAGAGGCTAACAACGCTAAAATCACCAAAGCCCTTAAAGATATGGGTGCTTTGATAGACAAGAGCAATGCCGCGCCTGCTACCACAAAAAAAAACGATGAAGACAAGCCGGTAGCTAGTAGCAGCCCAGCCGCTTTCGAGTCGCAAACTCCAAAGGTTGATTTTACCAAACAAAAAAATCAAGACGTAGCAAGTGAGGCCAAAAAGCTATTTGACGCAGGCAAGCTTGACGATGCAAAGGCTAGATACGAATATCTTTTAAGTAAAGACCATAAACCTGCGATGGCGAATTTTTATCTCGGCGAGATAGCGTATCAGCAAAAAGCTTACAACAACGCCATAAAATACTACCAGCAAAGTATCCAGCTCTACGACAAGGCCGAGTATACGCCAAAGCTTCTTTATCACACTGCTATTAGCTTTGATAAGATAAAAGACACGGCAAGTGCTAATAAATTTTACAAAGCGCTAAAACTAGGCTATCCGGACAGCAAAGAAGCCAAAGCCGCACCTACCCGAAACTAA
- a CDS encoding 5'-methylthioadenosine/adenosylhomocysteine nucleosidase — translation MIAILGAMREEVAPLLERIKDYKEVKHANNVFYLANFGGKELVVAYSKIGKVNAALTASAMIEKFGARKLLFTGVAGALNPNLKIGDMLYATSLVQHDVDITAFGHPYGYVPETSIFIKSDDALNALASSVAAEKGIVLKGGVIATGDQFICDNAKKEWLKATFKADAAEMEGASVALVCESLGVPFFVLRAISDEAGGSAEFDFDKFLQDSANVSAQFMLAMIERL, via the coding sequence ATGATAGCGATCTTAGGCGCGATGCGCGAGGAGGTCGCTCCTCTGCTTGAGCGCATCAAGGACTACAAAGAGGTTAAGCACGCAAATAACGTATTTTACCTCGCAAATTTCGGCGGCAAAGAGCTTGTGGTCGCCTACTCGAAGATCGGCAAGGTAAATGCCGCTCTAACCGCAAGCGCGATGATAGAGAAATTTGGCGCCCGAAAGCTACTTTTTACCGGCGTTGCAGGCGCGCTAAATCCAAATTTGAAAATCGGCGATATGCTTTATGCGACTAGCCTAGTGCAGCACGACGTCGATATCACGGCGTTTGGGCACCCTTACGGGTATGTGCCTGAGACTAGTATCTTTATCAAAAGCGACGACGCTCTAAACGCGCTAGCATCTAGCGTAGCGGCCGAAAAAGGCATCGTGCTAAAAGGCGGCGTCATAGCAACGGGCGATCAGTTTATCTGCGACAATGCGAAAAAAGAGTGGCTCAAAGCAACCTTCAAAGCCGACGCGGCCGAGATGGAGGGCGCTAGCGTGGCGTTAGTTTGCGAGAGTTTGGGCGTGCCGTTTTTCGTGCTTCGCGCGATCAGCGACGAGGCGGGCGGCAGTGCGGAGTTTGACTTCGATAAATTTTTGCAAGACTCGGCAAACGTCAGCGCGCAGTTCATGCTCGCGATGATTGAACGTCTATGA
- a CDS encoding OmpA family protein — protein MKKVVLTSAAIAALLLSGCSSKNPEVDMSADANQNMGGMNSSDNMMSDSERLQQLISSIEGQVQTVYFDFDKFNIKGDMQSAINTNAGLFNQSEAQGLSVKVEGNCDEWGTDEYNYALGLKRAKAAKDALVKQGVAADRITVVSYGESNPVCTDKTKACDAQNRRAEFKVLP, from the coding sequence ATGAAAAAAGTAGTTTTAACTTCTGCTGCTATTGCGGCTTTATTGTTGAGCGGTTGTAGCTCTAAAAACCCTGAAGTTGATATGAGCGCTGACGCTAATCAAAATATGGGCGGTATGAACTCAAGCGATAACATGATGAGTGATAGCGAGAGATTGCAACAATTAATCTCAAGCATTGAAGGTCAAGTTCAAACTGTTTACTTCGACTTTGACAAATTTAATATCAAGGGCGATATGCAGTCTGCTATCAATACAAATGCAGGCCTATTTAATCAATCAGAGGCTCAAGGTCTTTCTGTAAAAGTAGAGGGTAACTGCGATGAGTGGGGTACAGATGAGTACAACTATGCGCTTGGTCTAAAAAGAGCAAAAGCTGCCAAAGACGCTCTTGTAAAACAAGGCGTTGCTGCTGACAGAATCACTGTTGTAAGTTATGGCGAAAGCAATCCTGTTTGCACAGACAAAACAAAAGCTTGCGATGCACAAAACAGACGTGCTGAATTTAAAGTTCTTCCATAA
- a CDS encoding tRNA 2-thiocytidine(32) synthetase TtcA: MIELSKRLLRQVGQTNARYRMVCGGDKILLGLSGGKDSLALAHVLKHMQNVTPEKFEFKAVTLSYGMGEDYAYLTRHCAEHGIEHDVIDSSIFEISKDKIRKNSSFCSFFSRMRRGYLYTYALEHGFNKLAIAHHLDDAVESFFMNFTYNGALRTLAPKYVAANGIEVIRPFIFVRERQLRENAVRNGLTVIGDEACPAMRFDIKMPHARAETKELLANLEKQNPKLFISLKAAFENIHSDTFFAAGAQNLTDEE, encoded by the coding sequence ATGATAGAGCTTAGCAAGCGGCTGCTGCGCCAGGTTGGGCAGACCAACGCCAGATACCGCATGGTGTGCGGCGGGGATAAAATTTTGCTCGGTCTTAGCGGCGGCAAGGACAGCCTCGCGCTCGCGCACGTACTAAAACACATGCAAAACGTCACGCCCGAAAAATTTGAGTTTAAGGCTGTGACGCTAAGCTACGGTATGGGCGAGGACTACGCCTACCTCACGCGCCACTGCGCCGAGCACGGCATCGAGCACGACGTGATCGACAGCTCGATCTTTGAGATATCTAAGGACAAGATCCGCAAAAACTCCAGCTTTTGCAGCTTTTTCTCGCGTATGAGGCGCGGCTATCTCTACACCTACGCGCTTGAGCACGGCTTTAACAAGCTAGCCATCGCCCATCACCTCGATGACGCGGTCGAGAGCTTTTTTATGAATTTTACCTATAACGGCGCGCTACGAACGCTTGCTCCAAAATACGTCGCGGCAAACGGTATCGAGGTTATCAGGCCGTTTATATTCGTGCGCGAAAGGCAACTACGCGAAAACGCCGTGCGAAACGGACTTACGGTTATCGGCGACGAGGCGTGTCCTGCGATGCGATTTGATATCAAGATGCCTCACGCTAGAGCCGAAACCAAAGAGCTTTTGGCAAATTTGGAAAAGCAAAATCCAAAGCTTTTCATCTCGCTAAAGGCCGCATTTGAAAATATCCACAGCGATACGTTTTTCGCCGCCGGGGCACAAAATTTGACCGACGAGGAGTGA
- a CDS encoding FKBP-type peptidyl-prolyl cis-trans isomerase, translating into MKEQVIAMFYELKDAKTGEILESNMQVGQEISFLTGRGHIIEKLEEEVAKLEKGETKVIVIPAALACGEYDSSAVQMLPKEQFAGIELKEGMELFGQGEHGESVRVIVKSIGEDDVTVDFNHPYAGKDLEFKVQIFDKRDATEDEIATGMVGGAHTCGCGGHDHDHHHGEGGCCGGHGHHEHKEGGCCGGHGHHHDDGGCGCH; encoded by the coding sequence GTGAAAGAACAAGTTATAGCTATGTTTTATGAGCTAAAAGATGCAAAAACGGGCGAAATTTTAGAGTCTAATATGCAGGTTGGGCAAGAAATTTCCTTTTTAACAGGTCGCGGACACATCATCGAGAAACTAGAAGAAGAGGTCGCTAAACTAGAAAAGGGCGAAACAAAGGTTATCGTTATCCCGGCTGCGCTGGCTTGCGGCGAGTACGACTCTAGCGCCGTTCAGATGCTACCCAAAGAGCAATTTGCAGGTATCGAGCTAAAAGAGGGCATGGAGCTTTTCGGTCAAGGCGAGCACGGAGAGAGCGTACGCGTGATAGTAAAATCTATCGGCGAGGATGACGTGACGGTTGATTTTAACCACCCTTACGCAGGCAAAGATTTGGAGTTTAAGGTTCAAATTTTCGACAAACGCGATGCTACAGAGGACGAGATAGCTACCGGCATGGTAGGCGGCGCGCATACATGCGGTTGCGGCGGACATGATCACGACCATCATCACGGCGAAGGCGGTTGTTGCGGAGGTCACGGCCATCATGAGCACAAAGAAGGCGGTTGCTGCGGCGGGCACGGTCATCACCACGATGACGGCGGATGCGGTTGCCACTAA
- the fabD gene encoding ACP S-malonyltransferase, which yields MIAAFIFPGQGSQSIGMGKEIYENFRPAAELLQNASDSLKIDFSNLLFNENDLINRSEFTQPAIVLNSLMCYLALKQSVNLEPSFALGHSLGEFSALAVSGAFDFVDALRIVNLRGKFMQEDCAGKDVTMSVILGLSDETVEQICKNAQADGHQIYAANYNCDGQIVIAGLKDDIAKFESAFKEAGAKRVLPLNMSVISHCPLLKNASERLTAQLEPALAAKFAPVVSNASAKAYGSKDEALNLLKAQLVSPVLYKQSIKSIENEVDIFVEFGGSVLKGINKKITEKPTFSITDLSSLDELLKELK from the coding sequence ATGATAGCGGCGTTTATATTTCCGGGACAAGGCTCGCAAAGTATCGGCATGGGTAAGGAAATTTACGAAAATTTCCGCCCGGCCGCCGAGCTTTTGCAAAATGCGAGCGATAGCCTAAAAATCGACTTTTCAAATCTACTTTTTAACGAAAACGACCTTATAAACAGGAGCGAATTTACTCAGCCCGCCATTGTTTTAAATTCGCTTATGTGCTATCTTGCTTTAAAGCAAAGCGTAAATTTGGAGCCAAGCTTCGCGCTAGGTCACTCTTTGGGCGAGTTTAGCGCGCTTGCGGTTAGCGGCGCGTTTGATTTTGTTGATGCACTTAGGATCGTAAATTTACGCGGTAAATTTATGCAAGAGGACTGTGCTGGCAAAGACGTGACGATGAGCGTTATTTTGGGTCTTAGCGACGAGACGGTAGAGCAAATTTGCAAAAACGCTCAAGCAGACGGCCATCAAATTTACGCAGCTAACTACAACTGCGACGGTCAGATCGTGATCGCGGGACTAAAAGACGATATCGCCAAATTTGAGTCCGCGTTTAAAGAAGCGGGCGCTAAGCGCGTACTGCCTCTAAATATGTCCGTCATCAGCCACTGCCCGCTTTTGAAAAATGCGAGCGAGAGGCTAACGGCGCAGTTAGAGCCGGCATTAGCCGCTAAATTTGCCCCAGTCGTTTCAAATGCCTCGGCGAAGGCTTATGGCTCGAAAGACGAAGCGCTAAATTTGCTAAAAGCTCAGCTCGTTAGCCCCGTTTTATACAAGCAAAGCATCAAAAGCATCGAAAACGAGGTTGATATTTTCGTGGAGTTTGGCGGTAGCGTGCTAAAAGGCATTAACAAAAAAATCACTGAAAAGCCGACCTTTAGTATCACCGATCTTAGCAGCCTTGACGAGCTTTTAAAGGAGCTTAAATGA